The following DNA comes from Erigeron canadensis isolate Cc75 chromosome 3, C_canadensis_v1, whole genome shotgun sequence.
ATATATAATTAGGGGTCCAGCTATGTTTTTAAAACCGGATAAAGGATTTGATGCTTTTGCGATTTAACCAGTTGAATCGGGCCAAAAAATCCGTCGATAATTATTAGAAATGAATTATGTACGTTGTACGTTTGAtagtataaaaatttaacaatcaagtgtttaataattaaatattttggaAGGGCCTGGAAATGTCTCGTCTTTGAATATTAAAGGATACAAAGTTCGAATCTGCTTTTCAACATATGTATTTTCCTAAAATCGGCTATATTAAAAAcattgatatatgtatatagccTAATAGATTGTGAGTCGGTACACAAACAAACAGAAATACATATGGAGCGTTGTTTAATGATACATCAACTACACGTCTATCAATCTTGACGAacaaatttaccattttttacaataatatgaaagcaattaaaaatattataaaagatttACGAATTTTGTGATTGATTTTGCTAAAGTTTGATAATGGCGCCGAAACTTCACGGTTAAAAATATACATCCTTAATTACTAGTGCTATTTAATTTTACTAGCTACGATACGTACCATCACGTAATTagctttttatttataaaccgATCGCATTTTACGTTACatagataaaacaaaataagaagTTCGTCACACGTATGATCATCTATGTATTTTATTAGAACCTGTAGGCAGTCCCATCTCAAAGGAGAATATAAAACTCACTAGCTAGAGATGTACAAAATTAGCTAGCTCCTTTTATTAATTGTTGGTTCTATATACACTACTTGTATCATTCTATATAGGTATTTAAGAACATTAATTACAGATCGGACACTGCATTGCTGGACTTGCTGTAATTTACATTTGTTCTGAGCCACCACGTGTAGAGATAATACTGGGGTGGTTGTAGGGGTCCTCGGTGATGATAGTTGTGGTGCTAATAGTTCCGATTTTGCATTCTTGTTGACTTTTTTGGATTATGCATTGGTTAGGGAGGTTTTGAGCCTTTTGCTTAAACCGTTCAATCTGTTGAAAACCGAATAAACCTTCACCTTGTTCTACACGTTTTTGTTGTTGGGACTGCAAGAAATCTTTTAAAACCTGCTTAACCGCGACACACTGGCACTGCTGATCGTCAACTTTTTGGAGTTCGGAGCAGCACTGTTGCCGAATCAAGTCTTGGTCTTGTTTTTCATCCGCTTGTTGGTCGAGGTACATTTGACACTGATCAAAACTTTTTTGCCGAAGCTTTGGACTACAATACTGTTGCTGTTTTTGGCTACTTGGATCGTCGTCGTCAATGGTGGTGGTAACCACAACGGTCTTACGGGCAGAGGCAATGGCGACAAGGACGGTAAATGCGACTGCAAGAACTATTAGCTTTGCCATTGTTAGGATATATGTATAGTGTCAGCTAGTATGAATTTGGGGTGGTAGTGGTGATGATATATGGATGATGTGTACTGTGACTACAATTAATATTATGGAGTTTCGAGTCTTTGGTGACTATGAATATTGGATCAGTTGCACACGTGGAGCGGTCGATTTAATAAGTGATGATGCATATAGTAGTTGGAGAAACACGTATGACTTTCGGGCATCGTATGTGGAATTTGTATATGTATGCGCTGTCTAGTCTTTCGTTGGGACACTTGTGCTAGGTGGATATATTTGGGTATGGATAGAATTTTCTAAGTTGTAAATTGGAATTTTTTTTACGGACCATCTGGTGTAAATATGAACATTAGCTGGAAAATTTGTAAAAGTACGAAAACTTTAAGGTTTAGGTACAAAGTCGGCCACTACAACACCGGTCTTAGTTGATTTGGCAATACATGAAGGTAAAGTCGGTGTCTTAAACACCGGTTTTCATTGTTTTCGATAGTGTCTGGTCTTCACACGTGATAGACAAGCATCACTAACAACAACACTAGAACTTATTAAATATGCATATTTCGTATTGAATCACTGCTAAACCTACATCTGTCTTCTTAATCAAAGTCGGTGTCTCTTGTCTTCACACGTGATAGACAAGCAtcactaattaattaacaaCAACGACACTAGAACTTATTAAATATGCATATTTCATATTGAATCACTGCTAAACCTACACCTGTCTTCTTCATCAAAGTACGTCTGGTGGGCAAGCACGAAACATCAGTATTTTGTGTGAGTTCAGAAGACCGGTGTATTAGACACCGGGTTTATCGAAAATAATGAAAACCGGTGTCTTAAACACCGGCTTTGTACTAAAACCTtaagaccggtgtctaagacaccggtttTCGTAGTTTTACAAATATTCCAACTAATATTCGTATTTACACCAAATGGGTCGAAATTTGTAGTATCTGTACAAAAAATTCTGTAAATTGAGATGCTTTTAATAGTAAAAATTTCTTATAATCAAATGAACTAGATAGATTGATGACGCATGGGAACCCCAATTTCTTTCTTCGGAACCGTTTCTGTCTTTTCCCGTCCCCCCTCCCCGGCATAGCGTTTCATTGTTGATTATTTAATGATATGtctttatgtttgaagactaaCATAATATTTACAAGTTACAAAtcgcttttcttttttttaactatgTTTATAGCCATGACTAACATAATATTTACAAGTTACAAATCGCTTTCCTTTTTTTAACTATGTTTATAGCCATGACTAACATAAATAATCTGTATTATTTTTGACATGTATGATACAAGAGAAAAGAACTTGTTATGTCACTAAATAAAGTTTGTGTTTAGATGGCGATAACCAGCGGCAACGATAAAGAAACAAGAAACCGATGGAAGACTCCAATGTTTTGGTTATTAGTACGTACCTCTACGGATTAGTGTGACCATGTTGTAGAAGTATTAGATGAAGACCGATAGAAGAAAAGCCCGTTTTTGACGGATTTTGTTGTATTCTTTTTGTACCACTAAAGTGGTTATTAAAGACAATTCTCAAAATGCGCCTATGTATTAATTCGACCACATAGTGCCAAGGGCGGATCTATATGTAATTagtttggaaattcttttagtaactatatgaaatttttatttgGACACATGTTATCAAAAGTTTTAGatctaattaaattattaagtacTCGTATCTAATTACTTAATTAGTGTTACAGGTAGTACTTTAATAGGAAAGGTTTGTTTGGGAAGATGACCAAAGACctcagttatttttttttacgttaATGGCccttataaatatatgtatgtccAGTTTAATCCATCTACTCTTCTTTTCGTATTCAGTTAGTTGTTGGGCCCAGTGTTATACTTTAGTTTTGATGGGCCTCGTATTTCAACTAGCTGACTTTTGATTGGCTTTTGGCCTTTTGCttaattaaaaagaagtaacaaaaaacttaaattttggCTCTATACATTAAAAATCtccatatgaaaaaaaaaatttctgtttcaattcatcatcattatttacgaacatttatttatttgatttatgaACTTTAAAAGATTGGTTGGTTTTAGCATGTAACATTTTATCAACTTATATTTTCGGTTAGGCGGTCTTTTAATTTGGATTCATTTTGACCAACACTTGTTTTTACTTTTGACCTCAACCTAATTGATACTATTTCTAAAACGGCTCATATAGACCCGAACACATAGTGGCTCTGACCCGACCCATGTTAACCTGTCACCTGACTTAACCCGTTACCTGACTTAACCCGGCCCATATATTTTTGCCACCTTTATATTTATACTTGGACACACATGATTTCTATTCCTAGATCTACCACTACCACATACACTCTTGCTTACGTCATTTCATTTAGATGTCTGTGTATTAATTCGACTTTATCTTACAATTTGGCCAGCCCAATTCTATGAAATTTGTTACAAGTCAAGCTTCTCGACTATCAAAGGAACAACATGTTATAACGCAATATCAACTAGTTGTGTTTATGGTCTTATACTTATGTCATTTATCACTTTTAATATCATCTAAATGATATACAATAGGCATCTAAAGTTTCTTAGCAGTATTAGGGGGCTCAACTTTATTAGAATGGGTGGAATTAACCGGTGAGCAAGCCGATCATCGTTAGGTGCCTAATTGGTGGCGGGAAAATAGTTGAGGGTTGTCGTCGTTCTCTTTTCCACCCTGATCCCACCTTATTTTAATtgtcttagtttttttttttttctctgaatGAGAAAAGatgtttaaaaaacaataagaCATTCCTTGCTAGTGGAGAAGGAGCATATTGGGATATAAAAACTGAGGAGCCCACCCTTAACATGATAGACGCAaccacaacattttcaaaagcTGAGGCCTAAGGCGTCTCTCTATCGTACTTTATGAGCTCGTCCAAACCAGTACTCGTTGAAATAAATGACATTCGTAGTGACTCATCGAAATCAATCGTGGGTATTTGTCTAAATTATGAATGGGTTGAACGAGTTGTGTTGGGTCCAAGTGCCTTTCTTTTGTGTTCTCTCTCTTGCATCAATAATGTTAAACATTCAAGtatttctataatatatatatatatatatattaggtaaaataaaacaactaataaaataaaacaaataaaataattggTTTTTCTTAACgaaaaatcaccgtgcatcatgaaaatcatcgtgtatcaattgtttcgtgaaccttcgtgtatcaatttaaccatgatccaagggtcaagatcatgtcctttttattttactttaatacttgcgAAATTTTTCGTTGCAAAATCTTCCATTTTCGTCGCGAAAAATGCTTCGCAAAAAACATTTTGCGACGATTTTTGCGACGAAATTTTTGTGGGTCCCACTTTTtacaagaaaatagaaaagaaaacgaaaatatATTTCGTGAtgaatttttagaaaaatatattacGTCACAAAAAACATGGCGGGAAACTTTTTTCGCCCCACggaaaaagtataattaaaaaaatgtttagaaaaatatattgCGACGAAATTATTTCGTCGCAATAAACATTTTCGTCgcaaaaaacataatttgacTTCGAAAGTCAAAAAGTGAACTTTTTTTTGTCGTTCAGTGGGTTTTTTCGTCGTAAAAAAGTTAGTCGCAAAAAACTAGATTTCTTGTAGTGAAGGTTGAAGCCATATCATGTGTAATTTTATATACTAAGTATATTTTATTGAAGGATAAGGTTTTGATACAAAGGAGGTAGTTTTTGGGCATATCTTGGCTAGAGAAAGTTGATGTGACACTAAATACAAAATGATAATCGCATCAGGATATGGAACAGCCTAACACCTCCCAAGTCTCAACCCTTCATTATCTCCCTAATACGGAGTATATgcataaataacttttttttaaaaacgaaaTGGTCAAAATAATTTCAATTTACATTCTCGGTGGCTTATCCCAtggaggtcatgggttcgatcctcatcccatgcaaaggttggagggtcttttctaccatttaggtagaaactggaagcaacctctttacttaggtagaggtaaggtttgcctatattttaacctccccatacaccgtcgaggtattggggctcaaaacccgcagaaggcgaCACTAAGCAGTTActttacttacttacttactattCTCGGTGGCTCGTTAAACATGCATGTACTATATTACTTCATTAACAGTCCTTATTGTCTATAGTTATGATCATTTGTTGCTGGTTATTTTATCCCTTTATTCCTAGTGTTTCGCATAGGCTCATAGCTAGTGTCATTACAAACTAAGTTTTGGTCCTGCAAATAGTCTGAGAAATATGAGGTCTAACGTTTAcattacattattatatatacatagctCACAAGTACGTACTTATTGGTCGTAATTCTTATCATACTTTCCTATGGGTACGTATTTGATGCGAGATAAGTTATACAGGGGAAAATCAAGTTACTTTGTATTATACTAGACATATTGTTGTTCTTTCTTAATTACGACTTGCGAGCATCGTCATAAGTTAAAAGCACAGGTGGAGCTAGCCATATATAATCAAACCAGTTCACGCGAAATGTACAGCCAAACAAGTAAATTAATTGACACCTAATATCTAGTCCAAGAAACATACACTTCCACTTGGTACATTTTACATGTATTAGTAATCGTACGTGTTTCATAAACAAGTATTATATACCACCACCTCTCCACGTATGCAACTCCATGCATGCCTTTCCAACTCCAAAATAGACTATAAAATACCAACTATCATCACCACACCAATTCACAAAACAAATACGAGCTGATCACCTATCTACACGTACAATGGCAAAGCTTACACTTCTCGCACTAGCTTTCACCGCTCTTGTAGCTTTTGCTGCAGCCCACACAACCATCGTCACCACCACCGTTGAGGATGAGAATCCGATTCCAGTTCCATCATTTATTCCTCCGATTCCTGGTGTGACTGGGCCGATGTGTCGCCTTAAGCTCCAATTCCAACAATTGGACAAGTGCCAGATGTACCTCCAGCAAGGCCAGATCCCTTACGATGAACTGAACCGTGGTCAGTACCAACAAGGCGGCCAACTCCAAGAACAAAGACTCCAACAACAGTGCTGCCAACAGCTCCAAAATGTTGAAAGCCGGTGCCAGTGTGAGGCCGTGAAACAGGTTTTGGAGAATGTTCAACAATTCCAGGGACAACAACAGGGACAGTTTGGTCTTCAGCACCAATTGGCGGAGCAGAAGGCTCAGCGCCTCCCTCAACAATGCAGACTCCAAGTCCGTGAACAAGAATGCCAAATCAGAGGATCATCAGGCGGCTTCTCTAACCCACAACAACAATGCAGCCGCGTCCAAGGTCAAAGCTTCAACCAGTGCCAAAggtataatatagtataatctGTAAACAAATTTTCACAACACATGTGCATggataatactcgtaatatgtttatatatatatataattttaatttataattttgtctTTACAATAGGTTCATTCAACAAGCACAGCAAGAAAGTGGGTCCCTCATGAGGATCTCCCGACAGTCGCAACAACTCCAGCAGCAACTCCAGCAATGCTGCAATGAGCTCGAGAATGTTCAGAGGGACTGCCAGTGCGAGGCATTCGAAGAGGTTTACAGGCAAGCCGTCCAGCAGCAACAAGGTGGCCGACAGCAACAACAACGCCCATGGCAACAACAGGGTGGCCAACAACGCCCATGGCAACAACAGGGTGGCCAACACCAACAACAACCATGGCAACAACAGGGTGGCCAACAACAGATCGGACAGGCGATGCAGGCTATTCGCGACCAGTGCAACATAGAAGTGCAGCAATGCCGAGTTCCATCTGCAATGTTCTGAAGTGGCGGTCAGATCGAGTCAAAGTAATAAAGAGACTCACATCGATCTCTAGtcgtccatatatatatataaggcttTGAGATTGGAAAGAGTTTCGTGAGTAGCTATAATAATGATACGCACGTATGTACATGTGTATCTCATGTATGTAGTCGCAGCTTtgttttatcttataaaaagtTATCTTATAAAATTTCGGTAGATTATAAAAATAGTACATGAGGTATGTCAAAAACTACACCCATGATACCTACAACTCAAAAATTACAACTCAAAAATTACCCGAGACATACCTaaagtttctatttttttacaatGGCCATACCGACGTTTATGGCTTTGAGATGAGAAGAGTGACTTAAAAAAGTATAGCAATAATTATGATAAAAGCACATATATGCATgtgtataactatatatatgtatctcaTGCGTATGTAATCGTTACTTTCAGCTTATcttcttataatataaataaaacacgAGGGCTTAATCAAGTTTTACTAAAATTTTGAAGGTTTAAAGCCAATGGGGTcactaattaaattttaaataaaaccatGTTTTTGATACTACCATACTTCTAATTGGTGCTTTATGCATATGAAATATAGCTACCCGCCATGAAAACTCTGTAGTTTTAGAATCATTACATATTATGATCATAACCAAACAATGATTCTTGTAATCTACACTATATATTAACTCAAACTCTTTAGTTAAAGTTAGTACCATTacatattattatcaaaatttgTGATTGAACCCGTGTAAGTTTTGATAAATCAATAAAGTCGATCAGATGTTTTGATCAGACCCTCAAGCAACTCTAATTTGATTAAGTAAATTTGTAAAAGTAATAGACATTATCTAATAGATCGTTTATGAGTATCATATATCTAGCTAGTCttatagaaacataaaaatGAGGTCATCATTTGCAAATCGAGTTGAAGTAACACGAAAGTAGCTCCAAAAGCTATTGTTTCCATGTCATTTTTTGGGTTCAAGTCGTTATATCATACTTACAACCTTTTAACTATACATATACCTGTATATTAAAAACTATATCCATCTACATCTTATACCATTCATAAACGTTCATCCTTTCACTTACATTTTTTCATGTCATCTCAGCATCACCTTTTCACCTCTTTCACCTTATATTTTTCTCCTTAAGAGCATCCACACTCATCAAGTCTTTCAATGACTTTTTTTATTTGCCATCtcatattttcatttcttttttctttgatcttttaaaaatagttattaaaatgtatttttttttattaaaaaaaaaagtgataaaaGACTATGATTTTAGGCTCATTAGATTCGTATTGATGAGatgttttcaattataaattttgtttttagaaaatattaatttttgtaattatctacaaatttgattaaatatgtCATTTTAATTAGggtagaaaacaaaaatataaaaaacaaggGATATAAATGAAAGTTGCAAGGGGATAAAATAAAACTTCTTTCCTATATTTTGCCATCAAACGTTTGAAGAATTTCAAGCTTTTCTCCAAAAAAATCTTTTCTCCCAATGGCATCAAGTTTtccaatagttttttttttcaaaaaaaagtcTTTCTTCAAACCCATTGGAGATGTTGTAATCATTTACCTATTATTTAGTCCCcacctttttttaattaaaaatacacaATACATTTACACAACTGAACTTGCAAAAGATTCCCAATAGCCcactaatttatcattttcagtGGGTGAATGCATTGACCGAGCCATCTTCACCTTTCCATTCAACCGATGTGCTATAAAGCTTTCACTTGTTAACCGATCTATTTCACCTATAGCCTTCACCAATGGTCTTACAGATATAGTTTTGCTGTCATAACTAAAAAACCAAGTCTTACACTTGCAAGTTAATTAAGTCAAACTATGGAAGTCAATCATAACTAAAAAACCAAGTCTTACACTTGCAAGTTAATTAAGTCAAACTATGGAAGTCAATCATAAAATGCCTTCACATTCTATATTTATGAGACCTTTTAATATGCTATCAGGCTTGTGCTTATAACAAAAGGAGTCCTAAGGAGTCCTGACTGCCACGTTAGCAGGACTCCCCTCAGGACTCTCCCTGCCTATAAGCAAACTTCTTCAAGACTTTttcgccacatcatcaaataatttattaattttttttgttatttaaacacataaataagtaaacacttttattattaataataatactaacatttcattaatattaaataatgacAAATgaactttaataataataacttttaaaattaatgttttaaacaaaatatatctaataaatataatttttataaaagttagaGGGGTAAAATGAAATATcacttttgaaaaacaaaacaagaaaaatatacaaatgaatggtttttttctttatatatatataagatggtATATATACAAAAGATGAATGGTTGGTTCTTTGAATGAATGTAAAATAAACCCCATTTGACAATCAGAGAGaaaggttgttttttttttaatttatcggCATCTAATATTCCAAGGCCCCACATTTGAGCGTCCAAACTAATTCTTGTGGGAGAAGTTGATGAAGGACGCACGGCGGAGGACACTCGTTATTGTTAGCGTCTAGCGTCCAAGCCTTCAAGAACGCACCAGAGAAGACACTATAAGCACAGACCTCACTTTTTTACCTTGTtatcatgaaaattatattatgcAGACGTATACACGTTATGTAAAATTAATTCTTTTTGATCATGTAgtcatttatgatttttttttctcggTTTAATAATTAAGATTATCTTTTTAACATCATATTATGATGTATCAGCCTATCAGGATTTGTTATATtagacctatatatatatatatatatatatatatccaccaTACTCCCAGAGTTCGAACCTTGTAGCTAGTGAGTAAATTAAAGCCAGAAAAGTACGTGCCATTTACATGATCAGACAGAAACCAAGTAAACCCGTAAACCTTCTGTTATAACTGGGATCAAACGCATGACCCAAATCCAGATTCTTTaagattaaattaaatttgtatTAGTATAGATTGTTTATATTCATGTAGGTAGGTAGCTCTTTGTCAATTGCAACTTGTAATTAGCTTCTTGACAAATCTTAAAGCAACGTGGAGACATAATATTAGAATTCAGAAATGTTCAAACAAGTGAAGAGACACCTCATACATACTTTCAAAATCCATACTTCCACTTGGTTCAATTAATTcgtcgtatatatatatgcatgtgaaAATTCGTACatggttttctaaaaccattgcaTATCATCAACACCTACGTTCAGGAAAAAACCACTATAAATACCCACCAATCTCCACCACCCAAATTCACACAACAAACACTTCATCAATCTTAAGAATGGCAAAGCTTACACTTCTCGCACTCGCTTTCACCGCCCTTGTAGCCTTTGCTGCAGCCCACACAACCACCGTCACCACAACCGTTGAGGATGAGaatccaattccaattccatcatttattcctccaattccgGGTGTAACTGGGCCCATGTGTCGCCTAAAGCTCCAGATGCAACAATTGGATAAATGTCAGATGTACCTCCAGCAAGGACAGAGTCCTTATGTTAGTGAGGCTCAAATGGGCCTACGCAAAGGACAACAACAACTCCAACAACAATGCTGCCAACAGCTCCAAAACGTTGAAAGCCGGTGCCAGTGTGAGGCCGTGAAGCAGGTTTTGCAGGATGCACAAAGAATGCAAGG
Coding sequences within:
- the LOC122591979 gene encoding 2S seed storage protein-like, translating into MAKLTLLALAFTALVAFAAAHTTIVTTTVEDENPIPVPSFIPPIPGVTGPMCRLKLQFQQLDKCQMYLQQGQIPYDELNRGQYQQGGQLQEQRLQQQCCQQLQNVESRCQCEAVKQVLENVQQFQGQQQGQFGLQHQLAEQKAQRLPQQCRLQVREQECQIRGSSGGFSNPQQQCSRVQGQSFNQCQRFIQQAQQESGSLMRISRQSQQLQQQLQQCCNELENVQRDCQCEAFEEVYRQAVQQQQGGRQQQQRPWQQQGGQQRPWQQQGGQHQQQPWQQQGGQQQIGQAMQAIRDQCNIEVQQCRVPSAMF
- the LOC122591978 gene encoding conglutin delta 3-like — protein: MAKLIVLAVAFTVLVAIASARKTVVVTTTIDDDDPSSQKQQQYCSPKLRQKSFDQCQMYLDQQADEKQDQDLIRQQCCSELQKVDDQQCQCVAVKQVLKDFLQSQQQKRVEQGEGLFGFQQIERFKQKAQNLPNQCIIQKSQQECKIGTISTTTIITEDPYNHPSIISTRGGSEQM
- the LOC122591980 gene encoding 2S seed storage protein-like, encoding MAKLTLLALAFTALVAFAAAHTTTVTTTVEDENPIPIPSFIPPIPGVTGPMCRLKLQMQQLDKCQMYLQQGQSPYVSEAQMGLRKGQQQLQQQCCQQLQNVESRCQCEAVKQVLQDAQRMQGQQQGQFGFQQQQMEQMAQRLPQQCRLQVREQECQIRGSSGGFSNPQQQCSRVQGQSFNQCQRYN